A genome region from Eschrichtius robustus isolate mEscRob2 chromosome 4, mEscRob2.pri, whole genome shotgun sequence includes the following:
- the PRDM8 gene encoding PR domain zinc finger protein 8 isoform X1, translating into MMEDSGIQRGIWDGDAKAVQQCLTDIFTSVYTTCDIPENAIFGPCILSHTSLYDSIAFIALKSTDKRTVPYIFRVDTSAANGSSEGLMWLRLVQSARDKEEQNLEAYIKNGQLFYRSLRRIAKDEELLVWYGKELTELLLLCPSRSHSKMNAGSSPYTCLECSQRFQFEFPYVAHLRFRCPKRLHSVDVSPREEQGSGVGTKDHGGGGGGKDQQPPQPQETPLGPSPKFCKAGPVHHYPAPSPEGGNPPAAGGGGGSSAKPSTDFHNLARELENSGGASSCSPVRSLSGGSDHQEAELSPDGNAAGVGKGKRKFPEEAAEGGGGGAGLVGGRGRFAERPPPASKEDLVCTPQQYRASGSYFGLEENSRLFAPPSPETGEAKRSAFVEVKKAARAAGVQEEAAADGGSTAAEEQDAGGGGSATPVAASPAGSEKLLAPRPGGALPGRLEGGSPARGSAFTSVQQLGAGGNGAGGGAGAGAAGGAGGGQGAASDERKSAFSQPARSFSQLSPLVLGQKLSALEPCHPGDGVGPTRLYPAASDPLAVKLQGAADLNGGCGSLPSGGGGGGGGLPKQSPFLYATAFWPKSSAAAAAAAAAAAGPLQLQLPSALTLLPPSFTSLCLPAQNWCAKCNASFRMTSDLVYHMRSHHKKEYAMEPLVKRRREEKLKCPICNESFRERHHLSRHMTSHN; encoded by the exons A TGATGGAGGATTCGGGCATCCAGAGAGGCATCTGGGATGGAGATGCCAAAGCTGTCCAACAATGTCTGACAGATATTTTTACCAGCGTTTACACCACCTGCGACATCCCTGAGAATGCTATATTTGGTCCCTGCATCCTGAGCCATACTTCCCTGTACGACAGCATAGCTTTCATAGCTCTCAAGTCCACCGACAAGAGAACGGTCCCTTATATCTTCCGG GTAGACACCTCAGCGGCGAATGGTTCCTCAGAAGGTCTGATGTGGCTGCGTTTGGTCCAATCAGCCAGAGATAAAGAAGAGCAGAACCTTGAAGCCTACATAAAAAACGGACAGCTGTTTTACCGCTCTCTCCGCAGGATTGCCAAAGATGAGGAGTTACTAGTTTGGTACGGGAAAGAACTGACTGAGTTACTCTTGCTCTGCCCCTCTAGATCCCACAGCAAAATGAATG CAGGGTCGTCCCCTTACACATGCCTGGAATGCAGCCAACGTTTCCAGTTTGAGTTTCCCTATGTGGCGCATCTGCGCTTCCGCTGCCCCAAGAGACTTCACAGCGTTGATGTGAGCCCCCGAGAGGAGCAAGGCAGCGGCGTGGGCACCAAGGATcacgggggcggcggcggcggcaaggACCAGCAGCCGCCGCAGCCACAGGAGACACCCTTGGGTCCCAGCCCCAAGTTCTGCAAAGCCGGCCCGGTCCACCACTACCCGGCCCCCTCCCCCGAGGGCGGTAACCCGCCTGcggctggcggcggcggcggcagcagcgcgAAGCCGTCCACGGACTTTCACAACCTGGCGCGGGAGCTGGAGAACTCCGGGGGAGCCAGCAGCTGCTCCCCAGTGCGGAGCCTCAGCGGCGGCAGCGACCACCAGGAGGCGGAGCTGAGTCCCGACGGCAATGCCGCGGGCGTGGGCAAAGGGAAGAGGAAATTCCCGGAGGAGGCGGcggagggcggcggcggcggcgccgggCTGGTGGGGGGCCGGGGCCGCTTCGCCGAGCGGCCCCCGCCCGCCTCCAAGGAGGACCTGGTGTGCACGCCCCAACAGTACCGCGCCTCGGGCAGCTACTTCGGCCTGGAAGAGAACAGCCGCCTCTTCGCGCCGCCCAGCCCGGAGACAGGCGAGGCGAAGCGCAGCGCCTTCGTGGAGGTGAAGAAGGCGGCCCGAGCGGCCGGTGTGCAGGAGGAGGCGGCCGCCGACGGCGGGAGCACGGCCGCCGAGGAGCAggacgcgggcggcggcggctccgCCACGCCCGTGGCCGCGTCGCCGGCCGGCTCCGAGAAGCTGCTGGCCCCGCGGCCCGGGGGAGCGCTGCCCGGCCGGCTGGAGGGCGGCAGCCCGGCGCGAGGCAGCGCCTTCACCTCTGTGCAGCAGCTGGGCGCGGGCGGCAACGGCGCAGGGGGCGGTGCAGGCGCTGGGGCcgcgggcggggcgggcggcggccAGGGCGCCGCGTCGGACGAGCGCAAAAGCGCCTTCTCGCAGCCGGCGCGCTCCTTCTCTCAGCTGTCCCCGCTGGTGCTGGGCCAGAAGCTGAGCGCGCTCGAGCCCTGCCACCCCGGAGACGGTGTGGGCCCCACCAGACTGTACCCCGCCGCCTCTGATCCTCTGGCCGTGAAGCTCCAAGGAGCCGCGGACCTGAACGGAGGTTGCGGGTCCCTGCCgagcggcggtggcggcggcggcggcgggctgcCCAAACAGAGCCCCTTCCTCTACGCCACCGCCTTCTGGCCCAAGAGCTCCGCCGccgcggcggccgcggcggctgCGGCCGCGGGGCCCCTGCAGTTGCAGCTGCCCTCGGCGCTCACGCTGCTGCCGCCctccttcacctctctgtgtctgCCCGCGCAGAACTGGTGCGCCAAGTGCAATGCCTCCTTCCGCATGACCTCCGACCTGGTGTACCACATGAGGTCGCATCACAAAAAGGAGTACGCCATGGAGCCCTTGGTGAAGCGAAGACGGGAGGAGAAACTCAAGTGCCCCATTTGCAACGAGTCCTTCAGGGAGCGCCACCACCTCTCCAGGCACATGACCTCGCATAATTGA
- the PRDM8 gene encoding PR domain zinc finger protein 8 isoform X3, translating into MMEDSGIQRGIWDGDAKAVQQCLTDIFTSVYTTCDIPENAIFGPCILSHTSLYDSIAFIALKSTDKRTVPYIFRVDTSAANGSSEGLMWLRLVQSARDKEEQNLEAYIKNGQLFYRSLRRIAKDEELLVWYGKELTELLLLCPSRSHSKMNGSSPYTCLECSQRFQFEFPYVAHLRFRCPKRLHSVDVSPREEQGSGVGTKDHGGGGGGKDQQPPQPQETPLGPSPKFCKAGPVHHYPAPSPEGGNPPAAGGGGGSSAKPSTDFHNLARELENSGGASSCSPVRSLSGGSDHQEAELSPDGNAAGVGKGKRKFPEEAAEGGGGGAGLVGGRGRFAERPPPASKEDLVCTPQQYRASGSYFGLEENSRLFAPPSPETGEAKRSAFVEVKKAARAAGVQEEAAADGGSTAAEEQDAGGGGSATPVAASPAGSEKLLAPRPGGALPGRLEGGSPARGSAFTSVQQLGAGGNGAGGGAGAGAAGGAGGGQGAASDERKSAFSQPARSFSQLSPLVLGQKLSALEPCHPGDGVGPTRLYPAASDPLAVKLQGAADLNGGCGSLPSGGGGGGGGLPKQSPFLYATAFWPKSSAAAAAAAAAAAGPLQLQLPSALTLLPPSFTSLCLPAQNWCAKCNASFRMTSDLVYHMRSHHKKEYAMEPLVKRRREEKLKCPICNESFRERHHLSRHMTSHN; encoded by the exons A TGATGGAGGATTCGGGCATCCAGAGAGGCATCTGGGATGGAGATGCCAAAGCTGTCCAACAATGTCTGACAGATATTTTTACCAGCGTTTACACCACCTGCGACATCCCTGAGAATGCTATATTTGGTCCCTGCATCCTGAGCCATACTTCCCTGTACGACAGCATAGCTTTCATAGCTCTCAAGTCCACCGACAAGAGAACGGTCCCTTATATCTTCCGG GTAGACACCTCAGCGGCGAATGGTTCCTCAGAAGGTCTGATGTGGCTGCGTTTGGTCCAATCAGCCAGAGATAAAGAAGAGCAGAACCTTGAAGCCTACATAAAAAACGGACAGCTGTTTTACCGCTCTCTCCGCAGGATTGCCAAAGATGAGGAGTTACTAGTTTGGTACGGGAAAGAACTGACTGAGTTACTCTTGCTCTGCCCCTCTAGATCCCACAGCAAAATGAATG GGTCGTCCCCTTACACATGCCTGGAATGCAGCCAACGTTTCCAGTTTGAGTTTCCCTATGTGGCGCATCTGCGCTTCCGCTGCCCCAAGAGACTTCACAGCGTTGATGTGAGCCCCCGAGAGGAGCAAGGCAGCGGCGTGGGCACCAAGGATcacgggggcggcggcggcggcaaggACCAGCAGCCGCCGCAGCCACAGGAGACACCCTTGGGTCCCAGCCCCAAGTTCTGCAAAGCCGGCCCGGTCCACCACTACCCGGCCCCCTCCCCCGAGGGCGGTAACCCGCCTGcggctggcggcggcggcggcagcagcgcgAAGCCGTCCACGGACTTTCACAACCTGGCGCGGGAGCTGGAGAACTCCGGGGGAGCCAGCAGCTGCTCCCCAGTGCGGAGCCTCAGCGGCGGCAGCGACCACCAGGAGGCGGAGCTGAGTCCCGACGGCAATGCCGCGGGCGTGGGCAAAGGGAAGAGGAAATTCCCGGAGGAGGCGGcggagggcggcggcggcggcgccgggCTGGTGGGGGGCCGGGGCCGCTTCGCCGAGCGGCCCCCGCCCGCCTCCAAGGAGGACCTGGTGTGCACGCCCCAACAGTACCGCGCCTCGGGCAGCTACTTCGGCCTGGAAGAGAACAGCCGCCTCTTCGCGCCGCCCAGCCCGGAGACAGGCGAGGCGAAGCGCAGCGCCTTCGTGGAGGTGAAGAAGGCGGCCCGAGCGGCCGGTGTGCAGGAGGAGGCGGCCGCCGACGGCGGGAGCACGGCCGCCGAGGAGCAggacgcgggcggcggcggctccgCCACGCCCGTGGCCGCGTCGCCGGCCGGCTCCGAGAAGCTGCTGGCCCCGCGGCCCGGGGGAGCGCTGCCCGGCCGGCTGGAGGGCGGCAGCCCGGCGCGAGGCAGCGCCTTCACCTCTGTGCAGCAGCTGGGCGCGGGCGGCAACGGCGCAGGGGGCGGTGCAGGCGCTGGGGCcgcgggcggggcgggcggcggccAGGGCGCCGCGTCGGACGAGCGCAAAAGCGCCTTCTCGCAGCCGGCGCGCTCCTTCTCTCAGCTGTCCCCGCTGGTGCTGGGCCAGAAGCTGAGCGCGCTCGAGCCCTGCCACCCCGGAGACGGTGTGGGCCCCACCAGACTGTACCCCGCCGCCTCTGATCCTCTGGCCGTGAAGCTCCAAGGAGCCGCGGACCTGAACGGAGGTTGCGGGTCCCTGCCgagcggcggtggcggcggcggcggcgggctgcCCAAACAGAGCCCCTTCCTCTACGCCACCGCCTTCTGGCCCAAGAGCTCCGCCGccgcggcggccgcggcggctgCGGCCGCGGGGCCCCTGCAGTTGCAGCTGCCCTCGGCGCTCACGCTGCTGCCGCCctccttcacctctctgtgtctgCCCGCGCAGAACTGGTGCGCCAAGTGCAATGCCTCCTTCCGCATGACCTCCGACCTGGTGTACCACATGAGGTCGCATCACAAAAAGGAGTACGCCATGGAGCCCTTGGTGAAGCGAAGACGGGAGGAGAAACTCAAGTGCCCCATTTGCAACGAGTCCTTCAGGGAGCGCCACCACCTCTCCAGGCACATGACCTCGCATAATTGA
- the PRDM8 gene encoding PR domain zinc finger protein 8 isoform X2, protein MEDSGIQRGIWDGDAKAVQQCLTDIFTSVYTTCDIPENAIFGPCILSHTSLYDSIAFIALKSTDKRTVPYIFRVDTSAANGSSEGLMWLRLVQSARDKEEQNLEAYIKNGQLFYRSLRRIAKDEELLVWYGKELTELLLLCPSRSHSKMNAGSSPYTCLECSQRFQFEFPYVAHLRFRCPKRLHSVDVSPREEQGSGVGTKDHGGGGGGKDQQPPQPQETPLGPSPKFCKAGPVHHYPAPSPEGGNPPAAGGGGGSSAKPSTDFHNLARELENSGGASSCSPVRSLSGGSDHQEAELSPDGNAAGVGKGKRKFPEEAAEGGGGGAGLVGGRGRFAERPPPASKEDLVCTPQQYRASGSYFGLEENSRLFAPPSPETGEAKRSAFVEVKKAARAAGVQEEAAADGGSTAAEEQDAGGGGSATPVAASPAGSEKLLAPRPGGALPGRLEGGSPARGSAFTSVQQLGAGGNGAGGGAGAGAAGGAGGGQGAASDERKSAFSQPARSFSQLSPLVLGQKLSALEPCHPGDGVGPTRLYPAASDPLAVKLQGAADLNGGCGSLPSGGGGGGGGLPKQSPFLYATAFWPKSSAAAAAAAAAAAGPLQLQLPSALTLLPPSFTSLCLPAQNWCAKCNASFRMTSDLVYHMRSHHKKEYAMEPLVKRRREEKLKCPICNESFRERHHLSRHMTSHN, encoded by the exons ATGGAGGATTCGGGCATCCAGAGAGGCATCTGGGATGGAGATGCCAAAGCTGTCCAACAATGTCTGACAGATATTTTTACCAGCGTTTACACCACCTGCGACATCCCTGAGAATGCTATATTTGGTCCCTGCATCCTGAGCCATACTTCCCTGTACGACAGCATAGCTTTCATAGCTCTCAAGTCCACCGACAAGAGAACGGTCCCTTATATCTTCCGG GTAGACACCTCAGCGGCGAATGGTTCCTCAGAAGGTCTGATGTGGCTGCGTTTGGTCCAATCAGCCAGAGATAAAGAAGAGCAGAACCTTGAAGCCTACATAAAAAACGGACAGCTGTTTTACCGCTCTCTCCGCAGGATTGCCAAAGATGAGGAGTTACTAGTTTGGTACGGGAAAGAACTGACTGAGTTACTCTTGCTCTGCCCCTCTAGATCCCACAGCAAAATGAATG CAGGGTCGTCCCCTTACACATGCCTGGAATGCAGCCAACGTTTCCAGTTTGAGTTTCCCTATGTGGCGCATCTGCGCTTCCGCTGCCCCAAGAGACTTCACAGCGTTGATGTGAGCCCCCGAGAGGAGCAAGGCAGCGGCGTGGGCACCAAGGATcacgggggcggcggcggcggcaaggACCAGCAGCCGCCGCAGCCACAGGAGACACCCTTGGGTCCCAGCCCCAAGTTCTGCAAAGCCGGCCCGGTCCACCACTACCCGGCCCCCTCCCCCGAGGGCGGTAACCCGCCTGcggctggcggcggcggcggcagcagcgcgAAGCCGTCCACGGACTTTCACAACCTGGCGCGGGAGCTGGAGAACTCCGGGGGAGCCAGCAGCTGCTCCCCAGTGCGGAGCCTCAGCGGCGGCAGCGACCACCAGGAGGCGGAGCTGAGTCCCGACGGCAATGCCGCGGGCGTGGGCAAAGGGAAGAGGAAATTCCCGGAGGAGGCGGcggagggcggcggcggcggcgccgggCTGGTGGGGGGCCGGGGCCGCTTCGCCGAGCGGCCCCCGCCCGCCTCCAAGGAGGACCTGGTGTGCACGCCCCAACAGTACCGCGCCTCGGGCAGCTACTTCGGCCTGGAAGAGAACAGCCGCCTCTTCGCGCCGCCCAGCCCGGAGACAGGCGAGGCGAAGCGCAGCGCCTTCGTGGAGGTGAAGAAGGCGGCCCGAGCGGCCGGTGTGCAGGAGGAGGCGGCCGCCGACGGCGGGAGCACGGCCGCCGAGGAGCAggacgcgggcggcggcggctccgCCACGCCCGTGGCCGCGTCGCCGGCCGGCTCCGAGAAGCTGCTGGCCCCGCGGCCCGGGGGAGCGCTGCCCGGCCGGCTGGAGGGCGGCAGCCCGGCGCGAGGCAGCGCCTTCACCTCTGTGCAGCAGCTGGGCGCGGGCGGCAACGGCGCAGGGGGCGGTGCAGGCGCTGGGGCcgcgggcggggcgggcggcggccAGGGCGCCGCGTCGGACGAGCGCAAAAGCGCCTTCTCGCAGCCGGCGCGCTCCTTCTCTCAGCTGTCCCCGCTGGTGCTGGGCCAGAAGCTGAGCGCGCTCGAGCCCTGCCACCCCGGAGACGGTGTGGGCCCCACCAGACTGTACCCCGCCGCCTCTGATCCTCTGGCCGTGAAGCTCCAAGGAGCCGCGGACCTGAACGGAGGTTGCGGGTCCCTGCCgagcggcggtggcggcggcggcggcgggctgcCCAAACAGAGCCCCTTCCTCTACGCCACCGCCTTCTGGCCCAAGAGCTCCGCCGccgcggcggccgcggcggctgCGGCCGCGGGGCCCCTGCAGTTGCAGCTGCCCTCGGCGCTCACGCTGCTGCCGCCctccttcacctctctgtgtctgCCCGCGCAGAACTGGTGCGCCAAGTGCAATGCCTCCTTCCGCATGACCTCCGACCTGGTGTACCACATGAGGTCGCATCACAAAAAGGAGTACGCCATGGAGCCCTTGGTGAAGCGAAGACGGGAGGAGAAACTCAAGTGCCCCATTTGCAACGAGTCCTTCAGGGAGCGCCACCACCTCTCCAGGCACATGACCTCGCATAATTGA